The DNA window CTTTCTCCTAGTGACGCTTATGCTTGGCCCCCCCTTTCTCCTAGTGACGCTTATGCTTGGCCCCCCCTTTCTCCTAGTGACGCTTATGCTTGGCCGCCCCTTTCTCCTAGTGACGCTTATGCTTGGCCCCCCCTTTCTCCTAGTGACGCTTATGCTTGGCCCCCCCTTTCTCCTAGTGACGCTTATGCTTGGCCCCCCCTTTCTCCTAGTGACGCTTATGCTTGCCCCCCCCCTTTCTCCTAGTGACGCTTATGCTTGGCCCCCCCCTTTCTCCTAGTGGCGCCTATGCTTGGCCCCCCCCTTTCTCCTAGTGGCGCCTATGCTTGGCCCCCCCCCTTTCTCCTAGTGGCGCCTATGCTTGCCCCCCCCTTTTCTCCTAGTGGCGCCTATGCTTGCCCCCCCCCTTTTCTCCTAGTGGCGCCTATGCTTGCCCCCCCCTTTCTCCTAGTGACGCCTATGCTTGGCCCCCCCTTTCtcctagtgactcctatgcttgcccccccccccccccccactctcccAGTGGTGTCTATACCCCCCCCCCTCTCCAAGTGGTATCTATGCTCCCTCTCTcctagtggtgtctgtgccccttaTTTACTTGTATGGAGCATATCGCTGTCCAGTGCCTCGGTATAGCTTTTACCCTCAGGACCCTCCATCCGCAGGATTGTATGATGACCGCATCTGATGAGCTGGGAATTTCCCTTTACCTGCTGATCAGTCGAGAATTATTGGGAGCTTTAGATCTTCTGCTTTTCCCAAAACTGGAGCGTTCCCAACCTCGTGTATTAAAACTGATACGGTTACATTTACTTGATATTCACAAGACCTCGCTGAGTTGAGGTCGGCCGTTTGTAGGAGCATTTCATGTCAACATTAGTTTTGGGTCTACCTCTGATTTTACTTTTAAAGAACGCAGTgaataaggtaaaaaaaataaataaaaattagaaCGTCTGTTCTCGTCCATACAGAAAGCAATATGGAAGATGACCAAGAGCCGACGACTGAAAGCCGAGGAGAGGTGGAAGAGAAAGTAGATCCGGAGGATGGAGAGGACGACACCGAGATGGTGGAGGACGACGAGGAGGAGAAGGCCtcagagggcaaaaagaaggcggtTGTCCCCGGAATCATATACTTGGGTCACATCCCTCCTCGGCTCCGACCAAGTCATATCCGCAAGATGATGGGCGCCCATGGAGAAGTGGGAAGGATCTTCCTGCAAGCTGAGGGTGAGAACAAGAGGGGTCTATGATCTAGGTTGGAGGAATAACTCATAGCTGTACCTTTTAAAAGAGGCATACTGTATGTCCCCGAGGGGCTGTTCATAATGTAAAAGTCTCTTATACTCGCCTATGGGGCGGCTTGCTCCTCTCTTACGATCACCGTCCTCTttcctgctttgtgtggatgatgcatcctatatCTGGGGAAACccagtgactggttccctttaataaaagtgGTCAATGACATGCGTATTCGGTAAATGTCATCCATGATTGTtcattagcattttttttttaaattaaagggaacctgtcaggtgcaatatgcaccccggaccacgagcagttctgggtgaatattgctaatccctgcctaatcatccATGTATACtctagatcctttataatatgctaattaggccagggactagtcccctgggcgttacttcccttgtctAGTcgtcccccttagcatgtaagcataccTCTGTGGGCCAGAGCTGGAAACCGTTGATTCATAGGGATGATGAGTGTTGCAACCCACTGAACAGATCATAGGGATAGAccattaattaaagggaacctgtcaggtgcaatatgcacccagaactacgagcagttctgggtgaatattgctaatccctgcctaaccgtccctgtatctattagcataggtaaagagacctttaagaaaagtatttctaaagatcccttataatatatgctaatgaggccagggactagtcataaAGGGTataagttcccttggctagtcggcccccttagcatgtaagcataccTCTGTGAGCCAGAGATAGCTGATTGATAGTGATGCTGAGTGTTGCAGCCCACCAATCAGATCCTAGGGATACAccattaattaaagggaacctgtcaggtgcaatatgcccccgcaccacgagcagttctgggtgcatatttctaatccctgcctaaccgtccctgtatctattaGCATAGGTAAAgacatctttaggaaaagtatttctaaagatcctttataatatgctaatgaggccagcgactagtcacaagggtgttacttcccttgtcTAGTCGGCCCCCCTTAGCTTGTAAGTATGTCCCTGTGGACGtgcaaacatgctaatgaatgtacagcatcagaggcatggtcgtgcTCACCGCTGTCTGCCGACACCCGGCCCGACGCTGGTTTTTGGTTCAGCgcgtatgatcagaagtcccggacttccagtcatacgtactataaagccgggtgtaaacgtcccggcttcaaactggtgtagtgcgcatgaccggaagtcctggGATGTTCTGATCATTCGCATTGAGCAgaaaaccagtggtggcagcagaggtgagagcgtgctaccatgctaagagggcctactagccaagggaagtaacacccttgcgactagtccctggcctcattataaAGGAtcttaaagagatctttagaaaaagtatttttaatctgATACTAGATgtcgggattagcaatatgcacccagaactgctcgtggttttggctgcatattgcacgtgacagggtccctttaattaATGGTCTACCCCTATGATTTGATCGGGGGTGCGACACTCACCAACTGATCAACTGTTTCCGGCGCTGGCTGGAATTCTCCTACTGCCAGAACAGAGCAGTCATTTCTATAATGGCCGGGGCCGGGTTCTGCAGATCCACCACCTATCAGGAATTGGTGGCCTTTCCTAAGGCAATCAATGAAGTATTGCCCCCTCTTTTGGGGAGGGAGACTCTGCTTTATGGTAACAGGGGGCCAGGTCTAAATTCTCATTGGATCCTTAATGTTTTTGACAGATCGCGCTAtccgaaaaaagaaaaagaaggccGGCAGCAACGCCCGTGACTTCACGGAAGGATGGGTGGAATTCCGAGACAAAAAGGTGGCCAAGCAAGTGGCGTTCAGTCTGAACAACACCCCAATGGGTACCCGAAAAAAGAGCCGATTCCATGACGACCTATGGTGTATGAAGGTAAGATGGGAGTAATTTTGAGTGTtattttgttgtaatctctgcctGATTTTCAGTGACCCCCTCCTTCACCCTTTTACTTTCCCAGTATCTCCACCGCTTCAAGTGGTCCCACCTGAGTGAGAGGCTGGCCATCGAGAGGCAGGTGCGGAGGCAGAGGATGCGCGCAGAAGTGTCGCAGGTTAAGAGGGAGACCAACTTCTACCTCCAGAACGTGGAGCGCAGCAAAAAGATCGCCAAATCTGAGCGCAAAAAGGCGGCAGAGCCGAGCGGTAAGACTGTGCCCGACAAGCAATGGAACTTTACACAGCGGAAGACTGAAGAGGAAATACAGGCGCTTAAATCAGGCGGCGGCGACAAGAAGCGTCTGCAGAAACGGCAGGAACAGGCGCAGCGAGCCGAGGAACAGGCGCAGACCAATCGCTCACTTCTTCACAAGATCTTCAATGTTTCCTGAGGATGAAACTTCACACTTATTGATTTCTTATATCGGCTTTCTCCCCGACGTGGCAAGTCATGGACGGATGTACAGGAAAGCTGCGTCTGTGCTGCATAATGAGACTCTGTATAGATTTCCTATTACAGTTTGATTTTGTCAAAACTATTATTAATGAAAAGGTATGAATAACGTCTAGATCAGTTGGTATCCAACTGCGGGGACTCTCAGCGCTCTACTGTCCTCCCCCGCTATACTGTGGTTTACTTAGTGCGGCTTCACTCTATCGTGGGTACCGGGGAAGGGGGCGGCAGTGGTGCTGGAGCAGGGCCTCGGGAGGCaagggtggtggtggagcagggcgatgcccGCCGCGGGCCCTGGCAGGAACATGCAGAAACTGTCAGCAGTACAGGCTTCAAAGATATGGCGCATggagtcggcgcatgtgcagatagtgttatcggctcaatgacaagccgagatctcacctgtgcatgcgccacctccgggcgctgTTTTccttttaaaggccgctttacacgctacgatttatctgacgatctcattagcgatgtga is part of the Anomaloglossus baeobatrachus isolate aAnoBae1 chromosome 9, aAnoBae1.hap1, whole genome shotgun sequence genome and encodes:
- the ABT1 gene encoding activator of basal transcription 1, with product MEDDQEPTTESRGEVEEKVDPEDGEDDTEMVEDDEEEKASEGKKKAVVPGIIYLGHIPPRLRPSHIRKMMGAHGEVGRIFLQAEDRAIRKKKKKAGSNARDFTEGWVEFRDKKVAKQVAFSLNNTPMGTRKKSRFHDDLWCMKYLHRFKWSHLSERLAIERQVRRQRMRAEVSQVKRETNFYLQNVERSKKIAKSERKKAAEPSGKTVPDKQWNFTQRKTEEEIQALKSGGGDKKRLQKRQEQAQRAEEQAQTNRSLLHKIFNVS